Proteins encoded together in one Thamnophis elegans isolate rThaEle1 chromosome 10, rThaEle1.pri, whole genome shotgun sequence window:
- the LOC116513778 gene encoding phospholipid scramblase 1-like isoform X1 gives MESKQPLPTEPPPEYPGYPDQGYAVPGCPGTQVQVGIPQHASGLPQYRSPSTLPVQPNALSYGALQALSAPTTAEPVVWMPAPPVPPKCPPGLEYLSQMDQVIIDQQLEIMEMISGYETCNKYEIKNPMGQWVYFAAEENDDYNLQRYGTFRSFTIKLYDSANQPVIQVSREFHCVCCCCPCICCLQKLEVQAPLGTVIGYVKQKCYCCKPRFVIQNEAGENIVKLVGPNLCNVRFRDVPFEIKSLNQKSAIGQITRKWKGMATEAVSDASNFIIQFPMDLEVKTKTLVLGACFLLDFLFFERSGPRPRDQR, from the exons ATGGAGT CTAAGCAACCTCTACCTACAGAGCCACCTCCAGAGTATCCAGGTTATCCAGACCAGGGATATGCTGTCCCAGGTTGtccaggtacccaggtccaagtTGGAATCCCCCAGCATGCATCTGGATTGCCTCAATACAGATCTCCATCAACATTGCCAG tTCAACCTAATGCATTGTCTTATGGAGCTCTCCAAGCTCTCAGTGCTCCCACTACAGCTGAACCTGTGGTTTGGATGCCAGCTCCACCAGTTCCTCCCAAATGCCCACCTGGATTAGAGTATTTAAGCCAG ATGGATCAGGTAATAATTGACCAGCAGCTTGAGATCATGGAAA tGATAAGTGGTTATGAGACTtgtaataaatatgaaataaaaaatcCCATGGGGCAGTGGGTATACTTTGCAGCTGAAGAAAATGATGACTATAATCTCCAGCGTTACGGAACTTTCAGATCATTTACCATAAAACTCTATGATAGTGCAAACCAACCGGTCATACAAGTGTCAAGGGAGTTCCATTGTGTCTGTTGCTGCTGTCCTTGTATTTGCTGCCTACAAAAG CTTGAGGTTCAAGCACCACTAGGCACAGTCATTGGATATGTTAAGCAGAAGTGTTACTGCTGCAAACCCAGATTTGTTATCCAGAATGAGGCCGGAGAAAACATTGTGAAATTGGTTGGACCTAATTTATGCAACGTTCGTTTTAGGGATGTTCCTTTTGAG ATAAaatctttaaatcaaaaatcagcAATTGGACAAATTACCagaaaatggaaaggaatggcAACAGAAGCTGTATCAGATGCCAGCAACTTCATAATCCAATTCCCAATGGATCTTGAGGTTAAAACGAAAACCCTTGTGCTTGGAGCTTGCTTCCTACTG GATTTCTTGTTTTTTGAACGATCTGGACCAAGGCCCCGCGATCAGAGATAA
- the LOC116513778 gene encoding phospholipid scramblase 1-like isoform X2: MPAPPVPPKCPPGLEYLSQMDQVIIDQQLEIMEMISGYETCNKYEIKNPMGQWVYFAAEENDDYNLQRYGTFRSFTIKLYDSANQPVIQVSREFHCVCCCCPCICCLQKLEVQAPLGTVIGYVKQKCYCCKPRFVIQNEAGENIVKLVGPNLCNVRFRDVPFEIKSLNQKSAIGQITRKWKGMATEAVSDASNFIIQFPMDLEVKTKTLVLGACFLLDFLFFERSGPRPRDQR; the protein is encoded by the exons ATGCCAGCTCCACCAGTTCCTCCCAAATGCCCACCTGGATTAGAGTATTTAAGCCAG ATGGATCAGGTAATAATTGACCAGCAGCTTGAGATCATGGAAA tGATAAGTGGTTATGAGACTtgtaataaatatgaaataaaaaatcCCATGGGGCAGTGGGTATACTTTGCAGCTGAAGAAAATGATGACTATAATCTCCAGCGTTACGGAACTTTCAGATCATTTACCATAAAACTCTATGATAGTGCAAACCAACCGGTCATACAAGTGTCAAGGGAGTTCCATTGTGTCTGTTGCTGCTGTCCTTGTATTTGCTGCCTACAAAAG CTTGAGGTTCAAGCACCACTAGGCACAGTCATTGGATATGTTAAGCAGAAGTGTTACTGCTGCAAACCCAGATTTGTTATCCAGAATGAGGCCGGAGAAAACATTGTGAAATTGGTTGGACCTAATTTATGCAACGTTCGTTTTAGGGATGTTCCTTTTGAG ATAAaatctttaaatcaaaaatcagcAATTGGACAAATTACCagaaaatggaaaggaatggcAACAGAAGCTGTATCAGATGCCAGCAACTTCATAATCCAATTCCCAATGGATCTTGAGGTTAAAACGAAAACCCTTGTGCTTGGAGCTTGCTTCCTACTG GATTTCTTGTTTTTTGAACGATCTGGACCAAGGCCCCGCGATCAGAGATAA